Proteins encoded within one genomic window of Candidatus Poribacteria bacterium:
- a CDS encoding DNA methyltransferase encodes METMNIKSKTIFTGDNLPIMRGINSESIDLIYLDPPFNSKTNYAAPIGSKAAGAEFKDTWTLSDVDNAWLDLIETKYPALNRVIHAAMTNSDKSYLIYMSARLLEMKRILKDTGSIYLHCDTTMSHYLKLVMDAVFGKGNFRNEVVWKRTAAHNDSAIYGSIHDTILYYSKGDTPTLNEQYQPYSDEYLKRYKHTDEDGKRFLDRDLTAGGLSGGGYQYEWNGITKIWRCPFTTMQEYHKSGKLYYTRNGTPRLKQFLDDMPGAPVQDVWIDIPPINSRAKERVGYPTQKPLALLDRIIKASSNKGDVVFDPFCGCATTLVAADRLQRDWIGIDISEKAAELVVERIRADQGLFENIINREDIPKRTDLGDILRYNHPKNKTQLYGEQSGYCNGCGTHFEKQHLEVDHIIAENVGGTDHIENLQLLCSHCNRVKGARGQEYLISRLNKD; translated from the coding sequence ATGGAAACCATGAATATTAAGTCAAAGACGATATTCACGGGTGACAATTTACCGATAATGCGTGGGATAAATAGTGAGTCCATTGATCTCATATATTTGGACCCACCATTTAATAGCAAGACTAACTACGCAGCCCCTATAGGTTCAAAAGCTGCTGGTGCGGAATTCAAAGATACGTGGACACTTTCAGACGTAGACAACGCATGGCTTGATCTAATTGAGACGAAATATCCCGCTCTGAACCGAGTTATCCATGCTGCTATGACGAACAGCGATAAATCTTATCTCATTTACATGTCTGCTCGGTTACTGGAAATGAAGCGTATTTTGAAAGATACTGGCAGTATCTACCTACATTGCGATACGACAATGAGTCATTATCTCAAGTTAGTTATGGATGCGGTGTTTGGGAAGGGAAACTTTCGGAATGAGGTCGTTTGGAAACGAACCGCAGCACATAATGATTCTGCAATTTATGGGAGTATTCATGACACTATACTCTACTATTCAAAAGGTGATACCCCCACCCTTAATGAGCAATATCAACCCTATTCTGACGAGTATCTCAAGAGGTATAAGCATACGGATGAAGATGGTAAAAGATTTTTGGACAGAGACCTAACCGCTGGTGGTTTAAGTGGCGGTGGGTATCAGTACGAATGGAACGGCATTACTAAAATTTGGCGGTGTCCGTTTACCACTATGCAGGAATATCATAAATCTGGTAAATTATACTACACTCGCAATGGAACACCGAGATTAAAGCAATTTTTAGATGATATGCCAGGTGCGCCTGTTCAAGATGTTTGGATTGATATACCCCCTATAAACTCACGAGCCAAAGAAAGGGTTGGTTATCCAACCCAAAAGCCCCTTGCTCTCCTTGACCGCATTATCAAAGCCTCGTCTAACAAAGGCGATGTGGTTTTTGATCCATTCTGCGGTTGTGCGACAACTCTCGTCGCAGCAGATAGACTTCAACGGGATTGGATAGGGATTGACATATCAGAGAAAGCTGCTGAATTAGTTGTTGAACGTATTAGGGCAGATCAAGGACTATTTGAAAATATTATCAATCGCGAGGATATTCCCAAGCGCACAGATTTAGGTGATATTCTGCGATATAATCACCCTAAAAACAAGACCCAATTATATGGAGAGCAAAGCGGGTATTGTAACGGATGTGGTACACACTTTGAGAAACAACACCTTGAAGTTGACCACATTATTGCAGAAAATGTTGGGGGAACTGACCACATTGAGAATCTTCAATTGCTCTGTAGTCATTGTAACAGAGTTAAAGGTGCGCGTGGGCAAGAGTATCTGATCTCAAGACTGAATAAAGATTGA
- the efp gene encoding elongation factor P, translated as MAALNDLRNGLVIRLNDTIYTIVSCEHVKPGKGGAFARTKIKRVSDGAVLDRTFRANENVETVRLMDHQMQYMYRESDVLWFMDNETFEQYTLPVNLIGEDLKFLKEGETVTVKMEGAVPLAVELPNFVELQIVETDPGLRGDTVSGGSKRATLETGGVVNVPLFVQNQTRIKVDTRTGKYVERI; from the coding sequence ATGGCAGCACTTAACGATTTACGAAACGGGTTGGTCATCCGACTCAATGATACTATTTACACCATAGTCAGTTGTGAGCATGTTAAGCCGGGGAAAGGCGGTGCCTTCGCACGAACAAAAATCAAACGTGTTTCCGACGGTGCCGTTTTGGACAGGACGTTTCGTGCCAACGAAAACGTCGAAACCGTTAGGCTCATGGATCACCAGATGCAGTATATGTACCGAGAGAGTGATGTACTGTGGTTTATGGACAATGAAACATTTGAACAATATACACTCCCTGTAAATCTTATTGGAGAGGACCTGAAATTCCTAAAGGAGGGTGAAACTGTCACCGTCAAAATGGAAGGGGCAGTACCACTTGCGGTTGAACTTCCGAACTTCGTTGAACTTCAAATCGTTGAGACCGATCCCGGGTTACGGGGTGACACTGTCAGCGGCGGTTCAAAACGTGCTACACTTGAGACAGGTGGCGTTGTTAACGTTCCTTTGTTTGTTCAGAATCAAACGCGTATCAAAGTTGACACACGCACCGGAAAATATGTAGAAAGGATATAG
- a CDS encoding tetratricopeptide repeat protein: protein MNTRFYLFISIFLILLACGGDPTLERGKAFLETGDTTAAIQQFEAAIKQNPSNAEAYYQLGLVYERLEDATQASDAFRSAARLAPKRAEITLALGRVYWHHNDRSLALVQFQNLLRGSPKKEVLLQLAGLTGDAYQVQRLRTEGSDDYEQTFTEKGNMMTFTAKYTDDYSPAISPDGKWLAFASNRLQNTELYLMDLTTRSLHQLTHTEELDEYMPAFSPDGKSIAFVTERTRGGMMLPPVQASGSDPKSATIYLMDVDGKNQRPLIDIEGAQRAPVFSPDGQKIAFESKAPVQETGGGPGSTENNDTLEIYVIHIDGTNRKQLTHNDVDDGHPTWEPNGKQIAFTAMVGDIYQIFSVNAAGGTAKQLTFTNASHYHPTFSPDGKRIIYVSNAHNHYTLWMMNADGANKTQLTNHVGAHFEPSLSRDGKRLVFSSDRSDHMRIYLMDLTRPVQQEELKARLAGL, encoded by the coding sequence ATGAACACTCGTTTCTATCTATTCATTTCTATATTTTTAATTCTACTCGCATGCGGTGGAGATCCTACCCTTGAGCGCGGCAAAGCGTTTCTTGAAACAGGCGACACGACTGCTGCCATTCAGCAGTTTGAAGCGGCAATTAAGCAGAACCCTTCCAATGCCGAGGCTTACTATCAGCTCGGTTTGGTGTATGAAAGGTTAGAGGATGCGACACAAGCGAGTGATGCCTTCAGAAGTGCAGCGAGGTTGGCACCGAAACGTGCAGAAATCACCTTGGCACTCGGGCGCGTTTATTGGCACCATAATGACCGTTCCCTTGCGCTTGTTCAGTTTCAAAATCTGCTAAGGGGTTCTCCGAAAAAAGAAGTCCTCCTTCAATTGGCAGGACTCACCGGTGATGCCTACCAGGTCCAACGTCTCCGCACCGAAGGCAGCGACGATTACGAGCAGACCTTCACCGAAAAAGGGAATATGATGACGTTTACTGCCAAGTACACGGACGATTATAGTCCCGCAATCTCGCCTGATGGGAAATGGCTCGCGTTCGCCTCCAATCGCCTTCAGAACACCGAATTGTATCTCATGGATCTCACGACGCGTTCACTCCACCAACTCACGCATACCGAGGAACTTGATGAATATATGCCCGCTTTTTCTCCAGATGGGAAGTCAATTGCCTTTGTTACAGAACGCACGCGCGGTGGTATGATGCTCCCGCCTGTTCAAGCGAGCGGCTCTGATCCCAAGAGTGCGACGATCTATCTCATGGACGTTGATGGGAAAAACCAGCGTCCATTGATTGATATAGAGGGGGCACAACGTGCGCCTGTCTTTTCACCTGACGGGCAAAAGATCGCCTTTGAATCCAAGGCACCTGTGCAAGAGACAGGTGGTGGTCCGGGAAGCACAGAAAATAATGATACTTTAGAAATCTACGTCATTCATATTGATGGCACAAACAGGAAGCAGCTGACACATAACGATGTAGACGACGGACATCCAACGTGGGAACCCAATGGAAAGCAGATCGCCTTCACCGCAATGGTGGGAGACATCTACCAGATTTTCAGCGTCAACGCAGCAGGTGGCACGGCGAAGCAATTAACATTTACGAACGCAAGTCATTATCATCCGACTTTCAGTCCGGATGGCAAGCGAATTATCTATGTCTCAAACGCGCATAACCATTATACGCTCTGGATGATGAACGCCGATGGCGCAAATAAAACGCAGCTGACCAACCACGTCGGTGCCCATTTTGAACCGAGTCTCTCACGAGATGGGAAGAGACTTGTATTTAGTTCCGACCGATCGGACCACATGCGGATCTATCTCATGGATTTGACACGACCTGTCCAACAAGAAGAATTGAAAGCGAGATTGGCAGGCTTGTAG
- a CDS encoding CRTAC1 family protein, whose protein sequence is MKNSHQEWQSGRFSFRKSFGSQQSAKSVKENLLLFAESRKPIAILAFAISMLTAMTLNAVTFTDVTNEAGIDFQHSSGTRSSLLPEDMGSGAGFADIDNDGDIDLYIVNTPGPFTQDGGGNKGNANALYRNNGDGTFTDITRPAGVGHQGYGMGCVFADYDADADLDLYLTNYGANVLYRNNGDSTFTDVTEIAGVNCELWSTGAAFADVDGDTDLDLYVCNYVTYDLEQLEQMKEESVQSGKPVPSALNPHVFEPQDNVFYRNNGDGTFTDATAAVGVAATGGRSMQAVFSDFDNDNDLDLYVANDTSTNHVYRNNGDGTFADVSDESWAADFRGSMGLTAGDYDADGDIDLFMSHWVDEENALYRNLFKEDGIAERIRFVDESYTAMLAEESIKQIGWGTALFDYDNDGDLDIFVTNGSTFQELRRPEVLIPQPDALFRNDGDGVFTDVSENSGIAALPLRVGRGATFGDYDNDGDVDIFIVNNHAPPTLLRNEGIVGARLPRPYTGRNNWLHVKLIGTGANRDAIGAKIQVKTADQTQIREIYAGDSYMSFNSLVAEFGVGNASRIETLQITWQNGETQTRHNIPVNQRIQIRQE, encoded by the coding sequence ATGAAAAATAGTCATCAAGAATGGCAGTCAGGGCGATTTTCTTTCAGAAAATCTTTCGGCAGTCAGCAGTCGGCAAAGAGTGTAAAAGAAAACCTACTTCTCTTTGCCGAAAGCCGAAAGCCGATAGCCATTCTCGCGTTTGCAATCTCTATGCTAACAGCTATGACGCTAAACGCGGTTACCTTTACGGATGTCACCAACGAAGCCGGTATCGATTTCCAGCATTCAAGCGGAACCCGTTCCAGTCTACTTCCAGAGGACATGGGATCTGGCGCAGGTTTCGCCGATATAGACAACGACGGGGACATTGACCTCTATATTGTCAATACCCCCGGTCCCTTCACACAAGATGGCGGTGGTAATAAAGGAAACGCCAATGCGTTATATCGTAACAACGGTGATGGCACGTTTACGGACATCACGCGTCCTGCAGGTGTTGGGCATCAAGGATACGGCATGGGGTGTGTTTTCGCCGATTACGACGCGGATGCCGACCTTGACCTTTACTTAACCAATTATGGCGCGAACGTGCTCTATCGAAACAACGGGGATAGCACCTTTACCGATGTGACGGAGATAGCCGGTGTCAATTGTGAATTGTGGAGTACCGGTGCTGCCTTCGCGGATGTGGACGGGGACACCGACCTCGATCTCTACGTTTGCAACTATGTCACCTACGATTTGGAACAGCTGGAACAGATGAAGGAGGAATCGGTACAATCTGGAAAACCGGTGCCGAGTGCGCTGAATCCACATGTTTTTGAACCTCAAGATAACGTTTTTTATCGGAACAACGGAGATGGCACCTTTACCGATGCAACCGCTGCGGTAGGAGTAGCGGCGACAGGTGGTAGAAGCATGCAAGCCGTCTTTAGCGACTTTGATAATGATAACGATCTGGACCTCTATGTTGCGAATGATACCTCTACGAACCATGTCTATCGCAACAATGGTGACGGGACGTTTGCCGATGTTAGCGATGAATCGTGGGCAGCGGATTTTCGAGGTTCTATGGGACTCACTGCCGGTGATTATGATGCTGATGGCGATATTGACCTCTTTATGAGTCACTGGGTTGACGAGGAAAACGCACTCTACAGAAATTTGTTCAAGGAGGATGGAATCGCTGAACGCATCAGGTTTGTGGATGAATCCTATACGGCGATGCTTGCTGAAGAGAGTATCAAGCAGATTGGATGGGGGACCGCTCTCTTTGACTACGACAACGATGGGGATTTGGATATCTTTGTGACGAATGGCAGCACTTTTCAGGAGCTCAGACGACCAGAGGTGCTTATCCCTCAACCTGATGCGTTGTTCCGAAACGATGGGGATGGGGTGTTTACCGATGTTAGTGAGAACTCGGGAATTGCCGCACTCCCTCTCCGAGTTGGTCGCGGGGCAACCTTTGGCGACTATGACAACGATGGCGATGTTGATATTTTCATCGTCAATAACCACGCACCACCAACCCTGTTACGCAATGAGGGAATTGTAGGGGCGAGGTTACCTCGCCCTTACACAGGGCGCAACAATTGGCTGCATGTCAAACTGATCGGAACAGGCGCGAACCGAGATGCTATCGGCGCAAAAATCCAAGTGAAAACGGCAGATCAGACGCAGATACGGGAAATTTATGCCGGTGATAGCTACATGTCTTTTAACAGTCTCGTCGCTGAATTCGGCGTAGGGAACGCCTCCCGTATTGAGACGTTACAGATTACTTGGCAGAATGGAGAAACGCAAACACGCCATAATATACCTGTAAATCAGCGAATCCAGATAAGGCAAGAATAG
- a CDS encoding DUF4238 domain-containing protein, with the protein MNKQQKGPRRHHWRPQWYLNGFSIPDNPERCHALNVVSGQAIYNSHIKNLAVEKDFYRFSDDFSGIEPQVSQFDGVVSSIFSEIVSENQMTFSNQHEYEYKTEMMLRFIAYMMAFDPAVRDSIIHAAKFIAPEDITDKNDVEPIPLHIAFYLEYLGIIRNMGSKIGFKTFTASDDNFFICPDIINFTATYDNELHLCFPVHKNLCFYGCSSKEILDTLNPSIAEINTMLLFESRQFVYFPSWDLKIDNGISEIPIKDLKNKGIDEMIEVWLQKNPTIINPLNTDLIFHITEKHIPDDAKKEVADYIEKTISDIKSDIYAMCIVHDENFDGRSPLSLDKFTEIAMHVSKLANINIKHFLSESIATVFFRMHESNDGSSMTLRVAKRDSIKSDDDALNSKIVCNIMPFNQWVEVVTNTFYDNEGIRIATEGANALECPTHARDAHFFLAEFVSHTQMELNGIRELSRHGKAVANIDVQYSRGEVTTSNMKYALLFLTEKDGELVENCSMRDISEKVMSIIDSQWD; encoded by the coding sequence ATGAATAAACAACAAAAAGGTCCAAGAAGACATCATTGGAGACCACAATGGTATTTAAATGGATTTTCTATACCAGATAATCCAGAGCGTTGTCACGCACTTAATGTTGTATCAGGTCAAGCAATATATAATAGTCATATAAAAAATCTGGCTGTTGAAAAGGATTTTTACAGATTTTCAGATGATTTTTCGGGTATAGAGCCTCAAGTATCACAATTTGATGGTGTCGTGAGCTCCATATTCTCTGAAATTGTTTCAGAGAATCAAATGACATTCAGTAACCAACATGAATACGAATATAAAACAGAAATGATGTTGCGTTTTATTGCATACATGATGGCTTTTGATCCTGCCGTAAGAGACAGCATAATTCATGCAGCTAAATTTATAGCACCCGAAGATATTACCGATAAGAATGATGTAGAACCTATTCCACTGCATATAGCCTTTTACTTAGAGTATTTAGGAATTATTAGAAATATGGGAAGTAAAATCGGATTCAAAACATTCACCGCAAGTGATGATAATTTTTTTATTTGCCCAGATATCATTAATTTTACAGCAACTTATGATAACGAGTTACACTTATGTTTCCCCGTACATAAAAACCTATGCTTCTACGGCTGTTCTTCAAAAGAAATTTTAGATACACTTAACCCATCTATTGCAGAAATCAATACAATGCTTCTATTTGAGAGTAGGCAATTTGTATATTTTCCCAGTTGGGATTTAAAAATAGATAATGGGATCAGTGAAATTCCGATTAAAGATTTAAAAAATAAAGGGATAGATGAAATGATAGAAGTATGGCTACAAAAAAACCCTACTATCATTAACCCTTTAAATACTGACCTAATCTTCCACATAACAGAAAAACACATACCTGATGACGCGAAAAAAGAAGTCGCAGACTACATAGAAAAAACAATAAGCGATATTAAATCTGACATATACGCAATGTGCATTGTGCATGATGAAAACTTTGATGGACGCAGCCCCTTAAGTTTAGACAAATTCACGGAAATCGCGATGCATGTCTCTAAACTGGCAAACATAAACATTAAGCATTTTTTGTCGGAGAGCATAGCAACTGTATTCTTTCGAATGCATGAGTCTAACGACGGATCAAGCATGACGTTGCGTGTGGCAAAACGAGATAGTATTAAATCTGATGATGATGCATTAAATTCAAAAATTGTGTGTAATATTATGCCATTTAATCAATGGGTGGAAGTCGTTACAAACACATTCTACGACAATGAAGGAATCCGTATTGCAACAGAGGGTGCTAATGCTTTAGAATGTCCAACGCATGCACGAGATGCACACTTCTTTTTAGCAGAGTTTGTATCTCATACACAGATGGAATTAAATGGTATCCGTGAATTGTCCAGGCATGGTAAAGCTGTAGCTAACATTGACGTGCAATACTCGCGGGGGGAAGTAACAACATCAAATATGAAGTATGCCTTGCTTTTTTTAACTGAAAAAGATGGTGAACTAGTAGAAAATTGTAGTATGCGGGATATTTCAGAAAAAGTTATGTCAATTATTGATTCACAATGGGATTAG
- the rdgB gene encoding RdgB/HAM1 family non-canonical purine NTP pyrophosphatase, which translates to MKLVLATRNQGKVRELTQMLRVEEDTKQQIEVISLESYPDAPEVVEDGKTYTENAAKKASVIAEHTAHLTLADDAGLEVDALDGAPGVNSKRWAGEEATDAIRIEKLLQALEGVTDRRARFVAVIAVVHPDSAPETVLGVCEGHIRHAPVGESGFGYDPVFVPDGYDQTFAELGEKIKNQISHRAKALEQAIVLLHRYSLE; encoded by the coding sequence ATGAAGCTCGTATTGGCGACGCGTAACCAGGGAAAGGTGAGAGAACTCACACAGATGCTCCGCGTCGAGGAAGATACCAAGCAGCAGATTGAAGTTATTTCCTTGGAAAGTTATCCAGATGCTCCAGAGGTGGTTGAGGATGGAAAAACGTATACAGAGAACGCAGCCAAAAAAGCATCCGTTATCGCTGAACATACGGCCCATCTCACCCTCGCTGATGATGCTGGATTGGAGGTAGACGCTCTCGACGGTGCACCGGGGGTCAATTCTAAACGCTGGGCTGGTGAAGAGGCAACCGATGCTATCCGAATCGAGAAACTCCTTCAGGCACTTGAAGGTGTCACAGATAGACGTGCACGTTTCGTCGCTGTGATCGCAGTCGTACATCCCGATTCCGCGCCTGAGACAGTTCTCGGTGTTTGTGAAGGACACATCAGGCACGCGCCTGTAGGAGAGAGCGGTTTCGGTTATGATCCTGTGTTTGTGCCTGATGGTTACGATCAGACCTTCGCAGAATTGGGAGAAAAAATAAAAAACCAGATTAGTCACAGAGCAAAGGCGTTGGAACAAGCGATTGTCTTGCTTCATCGCTATTCGCTGGAATAG
- the accC gene encoding acetyl-CoA carboxylase biotin carboxylase subunit produces MMKKILIANRGEIAVRIIRACKDMGIKTVAIYSTADEEALHVKYADEKYCIGPPPSTASYLKYSSIITVADYANVNAIHPGAGFLAEDAQFAEMCEAHEIKFIGPSVTDIQTMGDKVKARETVSKAGLKLVPGSQSGKRRNSKKATVETAEDAAELAEKIGYPVGIKAVAGGGGRGIRIAENRPSLFNLFHTAKAEGEAAFGNGDVYIEKWIEEARHIEVQILGDTHGNLVHLGERECSIQRKQQKLLEEAPAASISPKLRSDICKAAAKAAKSIGYTNAGTIEFVVDKDENFYFLEMNTRIQVEHTITESITGIDLIKEQIRLAMGDELGYNQSDVQIQGHAIECRINAEDPANNFMPSPGLVTTYDPPGGIGIRLDGYIYTGYTVPSHYDSLVAKLIATGRDRDEAIARLKRALSEFKIEGIKTTIPLYQDILDDDRFLGRAVFTNFLET; encoded by the coding sequence ATGATGAAAAAGATACTGATAGCAAATCGTGGTGAAATCGCTGTCCGCATCATCCGTGCATGTAAAGACATGGGGATTAAAACGGTAGCGATTTACTCAACCGCTGACGAAGAGGCACTGCACGTTAAATACGCTGACGAGAAATACTGCATCGGTCCGCCACCCTCAACAGCAAGTTATCTTAAATACTCAAGTATTATCACTGTCGCGGATTATGCGAATGTCAACGCGATCCATCCCGGAGCAGGCTTCCTCGCTGAGGATGCACAGTTTGCGGAGATGTGTGAGGCGCACGAAATAAAGTTCATTGGACCCTCTGTTACAGACATCCAGACGATGGGCGATAAGGTGAAGGCACGCGAGACTGTATCGAAGGCTGGCTTGAAGCTTGTGCCCGGTAGCCAGAGTGGTAAACGCAGAAACAGCAAAAAAGCGACAGTTGAAACCGCTGAGGATGCTGCAGAGCTCGCTGAGAAAATCGGTTATCCTGTTGGAATTAAAGCCGTAGCAGGTGGTGGTGGTCGTGGTATCCGAATCGCGGAGAACCGCCCGAGTCTTTTTAATCTTTTTCACACCGCAAAAGCGGAGGGTGAAGCAGCGTTTGGCAACGGTGATGTCTACATTGAAAAATGGATTGAAGAAGCGCGACATATTGAAGTCCAAATTCTGGGAGATACCCACGGCAACCTTGTCCATTTAGGTGAACGTGAATGCTCTATCCAACGTAAACAGCAGAAACTTTTGGAAGAAGCACCCGCTGCCTCAATTTCACCTAAACTTCGTTCTGATATCTGTAAAGCCGCCGCGAAAGCCGCAAAATCAATCGGTTACACGAATGCTGGAACCATTGAATTCGTTGTCGATAAGGATGAGAATTTCTATTTCCTTGAAATGAATACTCGGATTCAAGTTGAGCACACTATTACTGAGAGTATCACCGGTATTGATCTCATTAAAGAGCAGATCCGACTCGCGATGGGCGATGAACTCGGATACAATCAATCTGATGTTCAGATCCAAGGGCATGCTATTGAATGCAGGATTAATGCTGAGGACCCAGCAAACAACTTCATGCCTTCACCGGGACTCGTCACAACCTACGATCCTCCGGGCGGCATTGGCATCCGGCTTGATGGATATATCTACACCGGCTATACCGTTCCTTCGCACTACGACTCACTCGTGGCGAAACTCATCGCAACTGGTCGGGATCGGGATGAGGCGATTGCACGGTTGAAACGCGCATTGTCTGAGTTCAAAATTGAGGGTATAAAGACTACAATTCCGCTTTATCAGGATATTCTCGACGATGACCGCTTTCTCGGTAGAGCAGTTTTTACGAATTTCTTAGAAACATGA
- the rph gene encoding ribonuclease PH, with protein MARADGRGLDELRPVTIKRHYIKHAEGSVLVATGDTHIICTASVIDQQPRFMRDQRIKNKGWVTAEYSMLPRSTSERMQREVTRGSVGGRTQEIQRLIGRSLRAAVDLEALEEQTVWIDCDVIQADGGTRTASITGAFIALWDACQELVKSKRIKNFPIVDNIAATSVGLINGEPMLDLCYSEDSTADVDMNIVMTGSGKFIEIQGTAEEKPFSREDYDQMLDLAVGGIQQLIRLQNRMMLENLDEARIGDA; from the coding sequence ATGGCAAGAGCGGATGGACGCGGGTTAGATGAGTTGCGCCCGGTCACAATCAAACGACACTACATCAAACATGCCGAAGGCTCAGTTCTCGTTGCAACAGGTGATACCCATATTATATGCACAGCGTCTGTTATTGACCAGCAGCCGCGCTTCATGCGCGACCAGCGTATCAAAAATAAGGGATGGGTAACGGCTGAATACTCGATGTTACCGCGTTCTACCTCTGAACGGATGCAACGTGAGGTAACCCGCGGAAGCGTCGGTGGTAGAACACAGGAAATTCAACGTCTTATCGGACGTTCCCTACGTGCCGCTGTTGATTTGGAAGCTTTAGAAGAGCAGACAGTTTGGATTGATTGTGACGTTATTCAAGCCGATGGCGGGACACGTACTGCATCGATTACGGGTGCCTTCATTGCCCTCTGGGATGCCTGTCAAGAACTCGTCAAAAGCAAGAGAATCAAAAATTTCCCTATTGTTGACAACATTGCCGCAACGAGTGTCGGGCTTATCAACGGTGAACCGATGTTGGATCTCTGCTATTCGGAAGACTCAACAGCAGATGTTGATATGAACATTGTTATGACGGGAAGCGGAAAGTTTATAGAGATACAGGGCACAGCAGAGGAAAAACCCTTTTCGCGTGAAGACTACGACCAGATGCTGGATCTCGCTGTTGGCGGTATACAGCAGCTCATCCGCCTTCAGAATCGGATGATGTTGGAGAACTTAGATGAAGCTCGTATTGGCGACGCGTAA